The Chloroflexota bacterium sequence CTGATGAGAGTTTTGTCGCCCTGCTCTATCCCTTGCCGCCCGATAATTTTTTCAGCGGCGTGGGCTTCCTCGATATGGCGGGTGGAGAACTTATGCAAGAGTTCGCCTTCGAGCATATTGATGAAGCGTTAATGCCCGATCTTAATGCCTGGGCCGAAGATAGCAGCGCCTTCTGGGTGAGTTTCCAACACGGGCCAAATCCGAATATTCTTACTCGCATTGATCTGGCAACCTGGGAAGAATCTGATTATGACCTTGCGAATTTGGATCTGTCGCACGAATATGCCCTCAACCCCAACACCAGCCAACTGATCTACAGCGATCACCCCACTTTTTTCGATGCGATGTCGGCGCAAGAATTTCTGGAAAGCGGCGATCCGGTAACCCTGTATCACTACGATTTAATCAGCGGTGAAGAGATGATTTTCGCCGTATCCGATGCGCGCAATTTTGAACCTCTCTGGATAGACGACTTGACCATAGAGTTTTATGACCCTCAGGGATTCCGCAATGACAGAGTACGTTACGACATCGAAAGCGGATATTCGGAACCTGTAACCGGCGCGGATATGAGCGCCGATGTGGTTGCCTTCCCCCAAGAGATCACCGCCGAATTTGAAATGGCGATGCAAACCCTCACCCTGAGCATGGTGCCACCCATGTTGCCTGCTACCTTCCCTGTGGATGCGGGATTACCTGCTATCGCCCCCTATATCAGCAGCACTGGCAATGGCTTTTACGAACTCAGCCTCGACTACGGCACAGATTGTATGGGAGCGGGCGCCTGTCACTATGGCAGCATGATGGCGCAGGCTAACTCCTTCGAAATCCCGGTCGGCTCCGAGAATATACCTTTTTCACAATGGCAATCGCAAAAAGTAATTCTCGCCAATGGCATTCAAGGCTATTTTGTGGCAGCCAACTGTGAAGCCAATTGCAGCGACGCACAGATCTTCTGGGTGTATAAAGGCTTTGAATATATGGTCGGCATGAAGGGCGCCGCACAAGAAGATGTTGTTGCGCTCGCGAATGCGATGATCGAAAATTCTATACCTTGATTCTCATTGTCATTTCGAGCCGCAATAAGGACATTCCGAAAAAACAAGGAAGCCGCAGCAGAATTTCTGCGGCTTCCTTGTTTTTTCACTGATGCCCCTCTCCCGAAATTCGAGGGAGGGGCTTAGGGGTGGGGGCAAACGCCTACAACTTACCGCGCTACAAACACATGATATTCATACACATGCGTTCCGGCGGGATAATCTTCTTCGGTCATACCATCATTCAGTGCTGCGGCAAAAGTGACCGTTGTCGTAAGCACATGCTCGCCCACGGCCCAGTCGCTCAGCACAGTGTAATAAGCCCGGCAATGATCGCCGCTAAACACACCTTCGAGTTTAGCAAAATCTTCAAAGGGAATAACTTCGCCATTTATGGCAAATTCCAGCGAAATCTTCGACCAGTTATCCTCGAAGCTGGCTTCATCCGCCGTACACCAGGCGTAAACCCACATCAGATTGCGCGATGCAGGCACCGGAACCGTAAAGATATACGTTTCGCCTGCCTGGGCAGTCACCGAGTTCTGGTAATCTTCCTGGGCGAAATCCTCCAACCATTTTGTTTCGGCTTGGAAGGCGGTTTCCGATTCACTCTTGCTTCCCACCGTGGGCGAATACGCCGGGGCCACGCCTGCGCCCAGGGGCTGTTCCATCACCTCGATGGCGTAATCCAAAATCACATCCTCACCATCCACAAACTGAGACTGAACCGTCTCAACAGTCAGCGGCACGCGTACATCGGGTACCACGCCAGTTCCCTCGATAACCACATTGCCATCCAGGTCCAGGGTCAGGCCAGTGGGCGCTTGCAAGCTGTACCCGCCAGGGAGTTCATACTGGCCGCGCGCCACTTCGCCAAAAATACCGTTGGAAGCATAATAGCCAAAAACGCGTGTCTGGGGCAATTCGCCGAGGACATAGGCCACATCTTCGCAGGCGCTGGCGCAGGCCGGGCTAACCAATACGCCAAGCTGCCCATCATAATACAATTTGTCATCCGGCTCGGTATAATCCGGCGGGCCATAGGTTTCAAATTCGCCGCTGGTTTCGCTGTAGTAATACGAGCGGCTAATGTCCATGCGCTCGGTGACAAAGTAACTGGCAAAGAATGTGCCCAGCGGACTGCCGCCACTGTTCTGGCGCATATCCACAATAATCGCCGGAACTTCGTTCTCAATCATGCGCTCAATAGCCCATTCCCACAGGCGGATGATGAGATTAATATCGTCGGATAATGAGGCGATCTTGATATACCCGTAGCCATTTTCGAGGATTTCATACTCAACCGGCAGGGAATTGAAATCAAACCCGGCGTAGATACTGGTTGCAGTGAAGGTATCGCGCTCCGCGACCGCGGTGAGGGTTGCCGTAGTGGGGGCTTCTTCCCCCGGATTTTGGAATACCACTTCAGCTTCTGTACCCACAGGGGTGCGCAGCAAATAACGGTATTGCTGCACCAGCAGGGATTCTTCGGTCGAGAAAGGCATCGACCAGGGCACTGCCGCGGCAATCGCATCATTGATCGGCTGGCCGTTCCATTCCAGAATTTGGGCGCCCCAAAGCATACCGGCTTCAGCAGCAGGGCCATCTGCAAGCACAATATGCGCCATCACACTGCTATCATCCAGACCAATGATGGCAAAGCCATAGCCGCCCGCCGTATCTGCTTCGAACATGGCATTGCCAATCTCGCCAAAACTCAAGCCAACATGACCGTCGGGAATGGCCCAAGCATAATCGCGCAGCGCCAGGAAGTAGGCCGTCTCATCGGTGTTGGCTTCGGCATCTGCGACGCGCGGCGCAATCTCGGCGTAGAGCGCATCCCAGTCGATGCCTTTCATTTCAGTGAAGGGGTACTCCACCGAGACTTTATTGTGCAACGCATCGAAACCATCACTCCAGGTCATTTCACTATAATCGTTGACCGTGAGTTCACCTTCATAGAGCGTCAGGGCAGGAGCCGATTCTTTGTAAACGGCAAAGGGTTCGCTATCGAGATCAACAAAGGAATATCCGGCAGCAACAGGGGCCACGGGGTCATCTGCGGTGAAGAGCAGGCCGTCTTCGCCAAAACCGCTGGGGAAGGCTTGCCCATCGTCTGGCGACCAGATCAGAACCACGCCGCCTTTGAGTTCATTCTTGTTCTCCGAATCAATCCGTGCGGAGGTATAGTTGGCGCTCCAGCCGCCGGTTTCGTCTTTACCCAGGAAGGGATCATCCATATAGTTGGCGCTCATGGCAATCTGCCAGATTTGCACACCAGCAT is a genomic window containing:
- a CDS encoding peptidase S41 — protein: MKPTKWLLLILIVVLLVAGCSTPAETETVAAVVETEAPPEPTPVPTQIPVPTPDPNEPVQVIGEVEVSNALIVEVYFFERFAMLEDLTGFVQRDYEYEQPLEAQILGPVVVKDEGGYVYTLNLPAAPINPLNDVDNNGAEDAGVQIWQIAMSANYMDDPFLGKDETGGWSANYTSARIDSENKNELKGGVVLIWSPDDGQAFPSGFGEDGLLFTADDPVAPVAAGYSFVDLDSEPFAVYKESAPALTLYEGELTVNDYSEMTWSDGFDALHNKVSVEYPFTEMKGIDWDALYAEIAPRVADAEANTDETAYFLALRDYAWAIPDGHVGLSFGEIGNAMFEADTAGGYGFAIIGLDDSSVMAHIVLADGPAAEAGMLWGAQILEWNGQPINDAIAAAVPWSMPFSTEESLLVQQYRYLLRTPVGTEAEVVFQNPGEEAPTTATLTAVAERDTFTATSIYAGFDFNSLPVEYEILENGYGYIKIASLSDDINLIIRLWEWAIERMIENEVPAIIVDMRQNSGGSPLGTFFASYFVTERMDISRSYYYSETSGEFETYGPPDYTEPDDKLYYDGQLGVLVSPACASACEDVAYVLGELPQTRVFGYYASNGIFGEVARGQYELPGGYSLQAPTGLTLDLDGNVVIEGTGVVPDVRVPLTVETVQSQFVDGEDVILDYAIEVMEQPLGAGVAPAYSPTVGSKSESETAFQAETKWLEDFAQEDYQNSVTAQAGETYIFTVPVPASRNLMWVYAWCTADEASFEDNWSKISLEFAINGEVIPFEDFAKLEGVFSGDHCRAYYTVLSDWAVGEHVLTTTVTFAAALNDGMTEEDYPAGTHVYEYHVFVAR